A genome region from Thalassococcus arenae includes the following:
- a CDS encoding twin-arginine translocation signal domain-containing protein — MTKKTEDGATRRDFLKLAGTTAPLAAVAVATGGEAEAAEPDLSRETMQDTAHTRAYFASARF, encoded by the coding sequence ATGACCAAGAAAACCGAGGACGGGGCCACCCGCCGCGATTTTCTGAAACTGGCCGGAACGACGGCGCCGCTTGCGGCGGTGGCGGTTGCGACCGGGGGTGAAGCCGAAGCGGCCGAGCCCGATCTGTCCCGCGAGACGATGCAGGACACGGCGCATACCCGCGCCTACTTTGCCAGCGCCCGGTTCTGA
- a CDS encoding Mrp/NBP35 family ATP-binding protein, giving the protein MAASREAVLEALKTIPDPVGDGDIVASGVVRALNVSADGAVRFVMEIAPSQAKAYEAIKAQAETALAAVEGIGAVSIVMTGHTEKAPPPDLKPQRKAEPQGPQKIPGVNHIIAIASGKGGVGKSTVSSNLACALAAQGRRVGLLDADVYGPSQPRMLGVSGRPASPDGKTILPMRNHGVTMMSIGLMTNEDQAVVWRGPMLMGALQQMMTQVQWGALDVLIVDLPPGTGDVQMTLTQKFHVDGAVVVSTPQDVALLDARKGIDMFKQLRVPILGMVENMSTHICSKCGHEEHVFGHGGVATEAAKLGVPLLAEVPLDLQIRLASDGGAPITVSQPDSAQAQAFHDIAKALVAQGVA; this is encoded by the coding sequence GTGGCGGCAAGCAGAGAGGCGGTTCTCGAGGCTCTCAAGACGATCCCCGATCCCGTGGGCGACGGCGATATCGTCGCCAGCGGCGTGGTGCGGGCGCTGAACGTGAGCGCGGATGGCGCGGTGCGGTTCGTCATGGAAATCGCACCCAGCCAGGCCAAGGCCTATGAGGCCATCAAGGCGCAGGCCGAAACCGCGCTTGCGGCGGTCGAAGGCATAGGGGCGGTGTCGATCGTGATGACCGGTCACACCGAAAAGGCACCGCCGCCCGATCTGAAACCGCAGCGCAAGGCGGAACCCCAGGGTCCGCAAAAGATCCCCGGCGTGAACCACATCATCGCCATCGCCAGCGGCAAGGGCGGCGTGGGCAAGTCGACCGTTTCGTCGAACCTGGCCTGTGCCCTGGCCGCGCAGGGCCGGCGCGTCGGTCTGCTGGATGCCGATGTCTACGGCCCCTCGCAGCCACGGATGCTGGGCGTCAGCGGCCGTCCGGCCAGCCCCGACGGCAAGACCATCCTCCCGATGCGCAACCACGGCGTGACGATGATGTCGATCGGCCTGATGACGAACGAGGACCAGGCCGTGGTCTGGCGCGGCCCGATGCTGATGGGCGCGTTGCAACAGATGATGACGCAGGTGCAGTGGGGCGCGCTCGACGTTCTGATCGTCGATCTTCCGCCCGGAACGGGCGACGTGCAGATGACGTTGACCCAGAAATTCCATGTCGATGGCGCGGTCGTGGTGTCGACCCCGCAGGATGTCGCGCTTCTGGACGCGCGCAAGGGCATCGACATGTTCAAGCAGCTCAGGGTGCCGATCCTGGGCATGGTCGAGAACATGTCGACGCATATCTGTTCGAAATGCGGGCATGAGGAACATGTCTTCGGTCATGGCGGCGTGGCGACCGAGGCCGCCAAGCTGGGCGTGCCGTTGCTGGCCGAAGTGCCCCTGGACCTGCAGATCCGATTGGCTTCGGACGGCGGCGCGCCGATCACCGTCAGCCAGCCCGACAGCGCGCAGGCGCAGGCGTTCCACGACATCGCCAAGGCGCTGGTGGCACAGGGGGTGGCGTGA
- a CDS encoding DUF3306 domain-containing protein: MTGERVKGGDFWARRKAAVAAEARAETAARLETEKAEREAAVADRSDEELLADLGLPDPDSLDAGDDFKAFLTDAVPARLRMRALRRLWRVNPVLANLDGLVDYGQDFTDSAMVVENMQTAYQVGKGMLRHVEELARQAEPEPQRDDAEQPEDIDTEEPVAAEVPEAVALAEPAEPEATEAQPLDAGTEPAGFAPRRRMTFHYKDQMTG, from the coding sequence ATGACCGGCGAACGCGTCAAGGGCGGTGATTTCTGGGCCCGGCGCAAGGCCGCCGTTGCTGCCGAAGCACGGGCCGAAACCGCGGCTCGGCTCGAAACCGAAAAAGCCGAACGCGAAGCGGCCGTTGCCGACAGGTCCGACGAGGAATTGCTGGCCGATCTGGGCCTGCCCGATCCCGACAGCCTGGACGCGGGCGACGATTTCAAGGCGTTCCTGACCGATGCCGTACCGGCCCGCCTGCGGATGCGCGCATTGCGCCGGTTGTGGCGGGTGAACCCGGTTCTGGCCAATCTCGACGGCCTGGTCGACTATGGTCAGGACTTCACCGACAGCGCCATGGTCGTCGAAAACATGCAGACCGCCTATCAAGTCGGCAAGGGCATGCTGCGCCATGTCGAGGAGTTGGCCCGCCAGGCCGAACCCGAGCCGCAGCGCGACGACGCAGAACAGCCTGAAGACATCGATACCGAAGAGCCCGTCGCCGCCGAGGTACCCGAGGCGGTGGCCCTTGCCGAGCCGGCAGAACCCGAAGCGACCGAAGCGCAACCGCTCGACGCCGGGACCGAACCGGCCGGCTTTGCGCCGCGACGCCGGATGACGTTTCACTACAAGGACCAGATGACAGGATGA
- a CDS encoding DUF3305 domain-containing protein has protein sequence MPIGVVLRKAPGVTRWAQWCWRAVAVLPGAGPADWRELRREGDTVEFHAATVTLELHGADTEAYLHGLMAQVPSIYVVLRDSGEPGDCPLEVTLVTASPYEAQDYTDSGEEIVEKVAMPPGLMAWVQDFVNEFHVEEEFVKRKRDKKRIDLVEDGIGDARIAQVADVYRSPRSKRGRLQ, from the coding sequence ATGCCGATCGGTGTGGTGCTTCGAAAGGCGCCCGGCGTGACCCGCTGGGCCCAGTGGTGTTGGCGCGCTGTCGCCGTTCTTCCCGGAGCCGGCCCTGCGGACTGGCGCGAACTGCGCCGAGAGGGTGATACGGTCGAATTCCACGCCGCTACCGTCACGCTGGAACTGCATGGCGCCGACACCGAAGCCTATCTACACGGACTGATGGCTCAGGTGCCGTCGATTTATGTAGTGCTGCGCGACAGCGGCGAGCCGGGCGACTGCCCGCTCGAGGTCACGCTTGTCACCGCCTCGCCCTACGAGGCGCAGGATTACACCGACAGCGGCGAGGAGATCGTGGAAAAGGTCGCCATGCCGCCCGGCCTTATGGCGTGGGTGCAGGACTTCGTGAACGAATTCCACGTCGAGGAGGAATTCGTCAAACGCAAGCGCGACAAGAAGCGGATCGACCTGGTCGAGGACGGCATCGGCGATGCCCGGATCGCGCAGGTGGCGGATGTCTACCGGTCGCCCCGGTCCAAGCGGGGGCGGCTGCAATGA
- a CDS encoding formate dehydrogenase subunit alpha, protein MLRKKTNGVARRPQRTSILSEAANASVDRRAFLRGSGLAIGGMAAIAATGGTVKPASAQTAAGIGAVNLVKSVCTHCSVGCTVVAEVSNGVWVGQEPGWDSPFNLGAHCAKGAAVREHAHGERRLKYPMKKEGGEWKRISWEQAINEIGDGMMQIRDESGPDSVYWLGSAKHNNEQAYLFRKFAAYWGTNNVDHQARICHSTTVAGVANTWGYGAMTNSYNDIHNSKAIFIIGGNPAEAHPVSLLHVLKAKEQNNAPLIVCDPRFTRTAAHADEYVRFRPGTDVALVWGILWHIFENGWEDKEFIRTRVWGMDQIKEEVAKWTPEEVERVTGTPGSQLRRVALTMANNRPGTVIWCMGGTQHTNGNNNTRAYCILQLALGNMGTSGGGTNIFRGHDNVQGATDLGVLSHTLPGYYGLAAGAWAHWARVWEEDPEWLAAQFATTTGADGKEKKLQYETGIPVSRWIDGVLEDKENIDQPNNVRAMVLWGHAPNSQTRMTEMKTAMEKLDMLVVIDPYPTVSAVLHDRTDGVYLLPACTQFETHGSVTASNRSIQWRDKVVDPLFESKPDQEIIGLFAQKFGFHDRLFRNIGIEEDGVTPNIEDTLREINRGMWTIGYTGQSPERLKLHMANQHTFDKTTLQAIGGPADGDYYGLPWPAWGTPEMGHPGTPNLYDMSKPVAEGGLTFRARFGVERDGQNLLAEGVYSVGSEIQDGYPEFTMQMLMDLGWDGDLTADERAVIEKVAGAPDKVGGVNWKTDLSGGIQRVAIEHGCAPFGNAKARAVVWTFPDPVPLHREPLYTNRRDLVADYPTYEDRKFYRLPTMYASIQKQDFSKDYPIILTSGRLVEYEGGGDETRSNPWLAELQQDMFVEINPRDANNLGVRDGAQVWVEGPEGGKVKVMAMVTERVGEGVAFMPFHFGGHFQGEDQRSKYPDGADPYVLGESTNTAQTYGYDSVTQMQETKATLCKITAA, encoded by the coding sequence ATGTTGAGGAAAAAGACCAACGGGGTTGCGCGACGCCCCCAGCGGACTTCGATCCTTTCCGAGGCGGCGAACGCTTCGGTTGACCGCCGCGCGTTCCTGCGCGGGTCCGGTCTGGCCATCGGAGGAATGGCCGCGATTGCCGCGACGGGGGGAACCGTCAAACCGGCATCGGCACAGACTGCCGCCGGTATCGGCGCGGTGAACCTGGTAAAGTCGGTCTGCACCCATTGTTCGGTCGGCTGCACCGTGGTCGCCGAAGTGTCGAACGGCGTCTGGGTGGGCCAGGAGCCCGGCTGGGACAGCCCGTTCAACCTGGGCGCCCATTGCGCCAAGGGCGCCGCGGTCCGCGAACACGCCCACGGCGAACGCCGGCTCAAGTACCCGATGAAGAAAGAGGGTGGCGAGTGGAAGCGCATCAGCTGGGAACAGGCGATCAACGAGATCGGCGACGGCATGATGCAGATCCGGGACGAAAGCGGCCCGGACAGCGTCTATTGGCTGGGCTCGGCCAAGCATAACAACGAACAGGCCTATCTGTTCCGCAAGTTCGCCGCCTATTGGGGCACGAACAACGTGGACCACCAGGCCCGCATCTGTCACTCGACCACGGTCGCCGGTGTTGCCAACACCTGGGGCTATGGCGCAATGACCAACAGCTACAACGACATCCACAATTCCAAGGCGATCTTCATCATCGGCGGCAACCCGGCCGAGGCGCACCCCGTGTCGCTGCTGCACGTGTTGAAGGCCAAGGAACAGAACAACGCGCCGCTGATCGTCTGCGATCCGCGTTTCACCCGGACCGCGGCCCATGCCGACGAATATGTCCGGTTCCGGCCCGGCACCGACGTGGCGCTGGTCTGGGGCATCCTGTGGCACATCTTCGAGAACGGCTGGGAAGACAAGGAGTTCATCCGCACCCGTGTCTGGGGGATGGACCAGATCAAGGAAGAAGTGGCCAAGTGGACGCCCGAAGAGGTCGAGCGTGTCACCGGCACGCCGGGTTCGCAGCTGCGCCGGGTCGCCCTGACCATGGCCAACAACCGCCCCGGCACGGTGATCTGGTGCATGGGCGGCACCCAGCACACCAACGGCAACAACAACACCCGCGCCTACTGCATCCTTCAGCTGGCCCTTGGCAACATGGGCACGTCGGGTGGCGGCACCAACATCTTCCGCGGCCATGACAACGTGCAGGGCGCGACCGACCTTGGTGTCCTGTCGCACACGCTGCCCGGCTATTATGGTCTGGCGGCTGGAGCCTGGGCACATTGGGCCCGCGTCTGGGAAGAGGATCCGGAATGGCTGGCGGCGCAATTCGCCACCACGACCGGCGCCGACGGCAAGGAGAAGAAGCTTCAGTACGAAACCGGTATCCCGGTGTCGCGCTGGATCGACGGCGTCCTTGAAGACAAGGAGAACATCGACCAGCCCAACAACGTCCGGGCGATGGTTCTCTGGGGTCATGCGCCCAACTCGCAGACCCGGATGACGGAAATGAAGACGGCGATGGAAAAGCTGGACATGCTGGTCGTGATCGACCCGTATCCCACCGTTTCCGCCGTGCTGCATGACCGCACCGACGGCGTCTACCTGCTGCCGGCCTGCACGCAGTTCGAGACGCACGGGTCCGTCACCGCGTCGAACCGGTCGATCCAGTGGCGCGACAAGGTGGTCGATCCGCTGTTCGAGTCCAAGCCCGATCAGGAGATCATCGGCCTGTTCGCGCAGAAGTTCGGCTTCCATGACCGGTTGTTCCGCAACATCGGCATCGAAGAGGACGGTGTGACGCCGAATATCGAAGACACGCTGCGCGAGATCAACCGCGGCATGTGGACGATCGGCTATACCGGCCAGTCGCCCGAGCGGCTCAAGCTGCACATGGCCAACCAGCATACGTTCGACAAGACGACGCTGCAGGCAATCGGCGGGCCGGCCGATGGCGACTATTACGGTCTGCCCTGGCCGGCATGGGGCACCCCGGAAATGGGGCACCCGGGCACGCCGAACCTGTACGACATGTCCAAACCGGTGGCCGAAGGCGGCCTGACCTTCCGCGCGCGCTTCGGCGTCGAGCGGGACGGCCAGAACCTGCTGGCCGAAGGCGTCTACTCGGTGGGATCGGAAATCCAGGACGGATATCCGGAATTCACCATGCAGATGCTGATGGACCTGGGCTGGGACGGCGATCTGACCGCGGACGAACGGGCGGTTATCGAAAAGGTCGCGGGCGCACCGGACAAGGTGGGTGGCGTCAACTGGAAGACCGACCTGTCGGGCGGCATCCAGCGGGTGGCCATCGAACATGGCTGCGCGCCCTTCGGCAATGCCAAGGCGCGGGCCGTGGTGTGGACCTTCCCGGATCCGGTGCCGCTGCACCGCGAACCGCTCTACACCAACCGCCGCGATCTCGTGGCCGACTATCCGACCTACGAGGACCGCAAGTTCTATCGCCTGCCGACCATGTATGCGTCGATCCAGAAACAGGACTTCAGCAAGGACTATCCCATCATCCTCACCTCCGGCCGACTGGTCGAATACGAGGGTGGCGGCGACGAGACCCGCTCGAACCCGTGGCTGGCCGAATTGCAGCAGGACATGTTCGTCGAGATCAACCCGCGCGACGCCAACAACCTTGGTGTGCGGGACGGCGCGCAGGTCTGGGTGGAAGGCCCGGAAGGCGGCAAGGTCAAGGTCATGGCGATGGTGACCGAACGGGTGGGCGAAGGCGTGGCCTTCATGCCCTTCCACTTCGGCGGCCATTTCCAGGGCGAAGACCAGCGGTCGAAATACCCCGACGGGGCTGATCCGTATGTCTTGGGCGAAAGCACCAATACGGCGCAGACCTATGGCTATGATTCGGTGACGCAGATGCAGGAGACCAAGGCGACTCTCTGCAAGATCACCGCAGCGTAA
- a CDS encoding 4Fe-4S binding protein — translation MVKSLITCDCLGSQSVDAQGLSKATGLDVRAPCTALCTTQIDRAAKALEAGDTMICCTQEARLFEALADEMQTPAAPVLDLRDRAGWSADPASKLPKMSALIAEALLPAPSSKSLDVVSEGVCLILGPAKVALAAAEQLAPHLGVTVLLGAEADLPDTREFDVVVGRLRGITGALGQFEARFDGLQQVQPGGRGARSLTEPRDDATSHCDIVLDLTGSTPLFSAHEKREGYLRADPNHAPGVAAAILAASHLTGTFEKPLYVKTEPLLCAHSRAEQTGCTRCLDLCPTGAITPDGDHVSVDPMICAGCGACSAVCPSGAIGYDAPPVDLTFRRVQTLAKAYRDAGGVAPRLLVHGDFGAEMIRLSARHGDGLPADVIPLEMAAVGAFGHAEMVAALAAGFADIHVVPNPGTDRAALSAQIALACAIGGDRVALLDTQDPDALSQTLFAGTDAQPCAAPVRPMGTRRQITRQAARALHPGTDSLPLPDGAPYGAVLVDTDACTLCLSCVSLCPSGALGDNPDMPQLRFQEDACLQCGLCANICPEDAITYEPRLDLSDAALSQRVLNEEEPFACVECGALFGSKSTIDRITEKLTGHSMFSDPGKLRMIQMCDDCRVNAQYHSENNPFAGGERPRVRTTDDYLSKRRDH, via the coding sequence ATGGTCAAGTCATTGATAACATGCGACTGTCTGGGTAGTCAGTCGGTTGATGCACAGGGGTTGTCCAAGGCCACCGGTCTGGATGTGCGCGCCCCCTGCACCGCGCTGTGCACCACCCAGATCGACCGGGCGGCCAAGGCGCTGGAGGCCGGCGACACGATGATTTGTTGCACCCAGGAGGCCCGGCTTTTCGAGGCGCTCGCCGACGAGATGCAGACCCCTGCCGCGCCGGTGCTGGATCTGCGCGACCGGGCCGGATGGTCCGCCGATCCGGCGTCGAAACTGCCCAAAATGTCCGCCCTGATCGCCGAGGCGCTGCTGCCCGCCCCGTCGTCGAAAAGTCTCGATGTCGTGTCCGAAGGGGTGTGCCTGATCCTTGGCCCGGCCAAGGTGGCCCTGGCCGCCGCCGAACAGCTTGCCCCGCATCTTGGCGTGACCGTGCTGCTGGGCGCCGAAGCCGATCTGCCCGACACCCGGGAGTTCGACGTCGTGGTCGGGCGGCTGCGCGGCATCACCGGCGCGCTGGGCCAGTTCGAGGCGCGCTTCGACGGGTTGCAACAGGTTCAGCCCGGCGGCCGCGGCGCGCGCAGTTTGACCGAACCGCGCGACGATGCGACGTCGCATTGCGATATCGTGCTGGACCTGACCGGCAGCACGCCGCTGTTTTCGGCGCATGAAAAGCGCGAAGGATACCTGCGTGCCGACCCCAACCACGCGCCCGGTGTCGCCGCCGCGATCCTGGCCGCGTCGCATCTGACCGGCACGTTCGAAAAACCGCTTTACGTCAAGACCGAACCGTTGCTTTGCGCCCATTCCCGTGCCGAACAGACCGGCTGCACCCGCTGCCTCGACCTGTGCCCCACCGGGGCGATCACACCCGACGGCGATCATGTCAGCGTCGATCCGATGATCTGTGCCGGATGCGGCGCCTGTTCCGCGGTCTGCCCCTCCGGTGCCATCGGTTATGATGCCCCGCCGGTCGATCTGACCTTCCGCCGCGTGCAGACCCTTGCCAAGGCCTATCGCGATGCCGGCGGTGTCGCGCCGCGGCTGCTGGTGCATGGCGATTTCGGCGCGGAAATGATCCGCCTGTCCGCGCGCCACGGCGACGGCCTGCCCGCCGATGTCATCCCGCTCGAGATGGCGGCGGTCGGCGCCTTCGGCCATGCCGAAATGGTGGCGGCCCTGGCTGCCGGGTTCGCGGATATCCACGTGGTGCCCAATCCCGGTACCGACCGCGCTGCGCTGTCGGCGCAGATCGCTTTGGCCTGCGCCATCGGTGGCGACCGTGTCGCGCTGCTGGACACCCAGGACCCAGATGCGCTTTCGCAGACCCTGTTTGCCGGCACCGATGCCCAGCCCTGCGCGGCGCCGGTCCGCCCCATGGGCACGCGGCGCCAAATCACCCGTCAGGCCGCCCGCGCGCTGCATCCCGGCACTGACAGCCTGCCGTTGCCCGACGGCGCGCCGTACGGCGCCGTGCTGGTGGATACCGATGCTTGCACGCTGTGCCTGTCCTGTGTTTCGCTTTGCCCGTCCGGCGCTCTGGGCGACAATCCCGACATGCCGCAACTGCGCTTTCAGGAAGACGCGTGCCTGCAATGCGGGTTGTGCGCCAATATCTGCCCCGAGGACGCGATCACCTATGAACCGCGACTGGATCTGAGCGACGCTGCCCTGTCACAACGGGTTCTGAACGAGGAAGAGCCGTTCGCCTGCGTCGAATGCGGAGCCCTGTTCGGGTCGAAATCCACCATCGACCGGATTACCGAAAAGCTGACCGGCCATTCGATGTTTTCCGATCCCGGCAAGCTGCGGATGATCCAGATGTGCGACGATTGCCGCGTGAATGCGCAGTACCATTCGGAAAACAACCCCTTTGCCGGCGGCGAGCGGCCCAGGGTGCGCACCACCGACGATTACCTCAGCAAGCGGCGCGATCACTGA
- a CDS encoding DUF4444 domain-containing protein produces the protein MSETLTFPPLMTGEPTAGDVMERAALRATMGCDAGLVVYNLGADALSAALVFAPEVPLAQAMAMLPLCGVGFQNALGALAPPEVAVHLDWAGGIRINGARCGGFRVAASGSDPDAVPDWLVVGLFLPLWPASDTPGDTPDDTALYAEGCADVQAPLLVEAWARHTLNWIGRWESGGNKVLHDEWRGLAHGIGEQTTQGGLTGTFLGVDDAFGMLLRDAETTHLIPLTTVLEDLA, from the coding sequence GTGAGCGAGACGCTGACATTCCCGCCGCTCATGACCGGCGAGCCCACGGCGGGCGACGTGATGGAGCGCGCCGCCTTGCGGGCGACCATGGGCTGCGATGCCGGCCTGGTGGTCTACAACCTGGGCGCCGATGCGCTGTCGGCCGCTTTGGTCTTTGCCCCCGAGGTGCCGTTGGCGCAGGCCATGGCGATGCTGCCGCTTTGCGGTGTCGGCTTCCAGAACGCGCTTGGCGCGCTGGCCCCGCCCGAGGTCGCCGTGCATCTGGATTGGGCCGGCGGCATCCGCATCAACGGCGCGCGCTGCGGCGGGTTCCGGGTGGCAGCGTCCGGCAGCGACCCCGATGCGGTGCCCGATTGGCTGGTCGTCGGTCTTTTCCTGCCGCTCTGGCCCGCCAGCGACACGCCCGGCGACACGCCCGACGATACCGCGCTTTATGCCGAAGGCTGCGCCGATGTGCAGGCGCCGCTGCTGGTCGAGGCCTGGGCGCGGCACACGCTGAACTGGATCGGCCGCTGGGAAAGCGGCGGCAACAAGGTGCTGCACGACGAATGGCGCGGGCTGGCCCATGGTATCGGCGAGCAAACCACCCAAGGCGGGCTGACCGGCACCTTCCTGGGCGTCGACGATGCTTTCGGGATGCTGCTGCGCGATGCCGAGACAACCCATCTGATCCCGCTAACCACGGTGCTGGAGGACCTCGCATGA
- a CDS encoding TorD/DmsD family molecular chaperone, producing the protein MKTAVDMTKIAEEDRLRADLYNFLGLILARPPDQMLLDQTAELSGDDSDLGQAIATLAKMARITKPKSVESEYNRLFIGLGRGELLPYASYYLTGFLNEKPLAQLRADMTARGLGRADNVFEPEDNIASLMEMMGAMIVGRFGSASTLDQQKSFFNKHIAPWAAHFFADLEGAKNSVFYTPVGTIGRTFMEIESEGFRMAAG; encoded by the coding sequence ATGAAAACCGCCGTGGACATGACGAAGATCGCCGAAGAAGACCGGCTGCGCGCGGATCTCTACAATTTCCTGGGCCTCATTCTTGCGCGCCCGCCGGACCAGATGCTGCTGGACCAGACAGCGGAACTGTCGGGCGACGACAGCGACCTGGGCCAGGCGATCGCGACACTGGCCAAGATGGCCCGGATCACCAAGCCGAAATCGGTGGAAAGCGAATACAACCGGCTGTTCATCGGCCTGGGACGGGGCGAATTGCTGCCCTATGCCAGCTATTACCTGACCGGTTTCCTGAACGAAAAACCGCTGGCGCAGCTGCGGGCCGACATGACCGCGCGCGGGCTGGGCCGCGCCGACAACGTGTTCGAACCCGAAGACAACATCGCCAGCCTGATGGAGATGATGGGTGCGATGATCGTCGGCCGCTTCGGCAGCGCGTCGACGCTCGATCAGCAGAAAAGCTTTTTCAACAAGCATATCGCGCCGTGGGCGGCGCATTTCTTTGCGGATCTCGAAGGCGCCAAGAATTCGGTCTTTTACACGCCGGTCGGCACGATCGGCCGCACGTTCATGGAGATCGAATCCGAAGGCTTTCGGATGGCGGCGGGCTGA
- a CDS encoding DUF6494 family protein translates to MSDDFNMSMRKFLKQVGVTSQQAIEEALRKAGDSGKAYKIKAVVTIDELDMTHVVEGEIKSGD, encoded by the coding sequence ATGAGCGACGATTTCAACATGTCGATGCGGAAATTCCTGAAGCAGGTCGGCGTGACCTCGCAACAGGCCATCGAAGAGGCGCTGCGCAAGGCCGGCGACAGCGGCAAGGCCTACAAGATCAAGGCCGTCGTTACCATCGACGAACTGGACATGACCCATGTGGTCGAAGGCGAGATCAAGAGCGGGGACTGA
- a CDS encoding substrate-binding domain-containing protein, which yields MKILIGVFAAMLSASTAAADTMRMAVTTSFHNSGLADVLLPAIQEDLGLEVQLLVVGTGQALKLGEAGDVDAILVHSRAAEEAFVAAGFGTHRREIMYNDFVFVGPSGDPAETATAPSAAEVLKRIAATEADFVSRGDDSGTHKMELALWAQADLDPTGFGDWYKAVGAGMGAALNTASGLGAYILSDRASWLNFGNKGDLALLFAGDPALFNQYAYLPVSPALHPHVKADLAAQLETWLTSDRARALIDGYAINGQPLFVFNAR from the coding sequence ATGAAAATCCTGATCGGAGTGTTTGCGGCAATGCTGAGCGCCAGCACGGCGGCAGCGGACACGATGCGCATGGCGGTGACCACATCGTTCCACAATTCCGGCCTGGCCGATGTCCTTCTGCCAGCCATCCAGGAGGACCTGGGGCTTGAGGTGCAACTGCTGGTCGTCGGCACCGGACAGGCGCTGAAGCTGGGCGAGGCCGGGGATGTGGATGCGATCCTGGTGCATTCCCGCGCAGCCGAGGAGGCATTCGTCGCTGCGGGTTTCGGCACCCATCGTCGCGAGATCATGTACAACGATTTCGTCTTTGTCGGCCCGTCCGGTGATCCGGCCGAAACAGCCACCGCCCCAAGCGCAGCCGAAGTCCTGAAGCGAATCGCGGCGACCGAGGCGGATTTCGTCAGCCGGGGTGACGACAGCGGTACGCACAAGATGGAATTGGCGCTGTGGGCACAAGCGGATCTGGACCCGACCGGTTTCGGCGATTGGTACAAGGCCGTCGGCGCGGGCATGGGGGCGGCGCTGAACACCGCGTCGGGCCTGGGTGCCTATATCCTGTCGGACCGGGCAAGCTGGTTGAATTTCGGCAACAAGGGCGATCTGGCGCTGCTGTTCGCTGGCGATCCGGCGTTGTTCAATCAATACGCCTATCTGCCGGTCAGCCCCGCCCTGCATCCCCATGTCAAAGCCGACCTTGCCGCGCAGCTGGAAACCTGGCTGACATCCGACCGCGCCCGCGCGCTGATCGATGGCTACGCGATCAACGGTCAGCCGCTGTTCGTGTTCAACGCAAGGTAA
- a CDS encoding DUF6505 family protein encodes MKLARAIHFDESDMRVFASPARTGEWCISGGFEFSDWTEADLAGKARQAFSNGWFGLETGGRVTFVAVTQVEPAEIETLTDLLARHFVTYYGAPSVDAARPVAAEELAQMADLCADFDPNTLLTVARELTASGVREAYRSIEPDAAGLEQFAIHGDLDEPGHSH; translated from the coding sequence ATGAAACTGGCCCGCGCGATCCATTTCGACGAAAGCGACATGCGCGTCTTCGCCTCGCCCGCGCGCACCGGTGAATGGTGCATTTCCGGCGGGTTCGAGTTTTCAGACTGGACCGAGGCCGATCTTGCCGGAAAGGCGCGCCAGGCGTTTTCCAACGGCTGGTTCGGCCTGGAAACCGGTGGGCGGGTGACGTTCGTCGCGGTGACGCAGGTCGAGCCGGCCGAGATCGAAACCCTGACCGACCTGCTGGCACGGCATTTCGTCACCTATTACGGCGCGCCCTCGGTTGACGCCGCCCGCCCCGTCGCCGCCGAGGAACTGGCGCAGATGGCCGATCTATGCGCCGATTTCGACCCGAACACGCTGTTGACGGTGGCGCGGGAATTGACCGCGTCGGGGGTGCGCGAGGCCTATCGCAGCATCGAGCCCGACGCGGCGGGGCTGGAGCAATTCGCCATTCACGGCGATCTCGATGAACCGGGGCACAGCCACTAG